In a single window of the Hoyosella subflava DQS3-9A1 genome:
- the ctaC gene encoding aa3-type cytochrome oxidase subunit II, whose amino-acid sequence MNVAHGSQRRIARRTGLAATLGFAAVLLSGCSIDNAVLRFGWPSGVTPQAEMMRELWTWSVVAALVMGVLVWGLTFWTVAFHRKKKDSPDFPRQTAYNVPLELLYTAVPFVIIAVLFYFTVVVQNFVNDKEHGQAEVVVDVTAYQWNWKFGYRTIDMQDGTPSYDGEDLETPQVIAAGQEADEQEEDYGPIHGTAKRDLSYLQYNKIETVGSSEEIPVLVLPTNRRIEFVLNSSDVIHSFWVPEFLFKRDVLPNPIENHSDNSFQISEIEREGAFVGRCAEMCGTYHAMMNFEVRAVSPERFAEYIELRKPVEDGGEGLSNAEALAAIGEEPVSITTVPFETRREVQTAIPFRAEN is encoded by the coding sequence GTGAACGTGGCACACGGTAGTCAGCGTCGGATTGCGCGGCGGACTGGGCTAGCGGCGACTCTCGGTTTCGCTGCCGTGCTCCTTTCGGGCTGCTCCATTGACAATGCTGTTCTGCGATTCGGCTGGCCATCCGGGGTAACCCCGCAGGCCGAGATGATGCGTGAATTGTGGACTTGGTCGGTGGTCGCTGCTCTTGTAATGGGCGTGTTGGTGTGGGGCCTGACATTCTGGACGGTCGCGTTCCACCGTAAAAAGAAGGATTCCCCCGATTTCCCGAGGCAGACTGCCTACAACGTGCCGCTAGAACTCCTCTACACGGCCGTTCCATTCGTGATCATCGCGGTCCTGTTCTACTTCACCGTAGTAGTGCAGAATTTCGTGAACGACAAGGAACATGGCCAGGCCGAGGTTGTCGTAGATGTCACGGCGTACCAGTGGAACTGGAAGTTCGGGTACCGGACGATCGACATGCAGGACGGCACCCCTTCCTATGATGGGGAAGATCTGGAAACGCCGCAGGTCATCGCGGCCGGACAAGAAGCTGACGAGCAGGAAGAAGACTACGGTCCGATCCACGGCACGGCGAAGCGCGACCTGTCCTACCTCCAGTACAACAAGATCGAGACAGTGGGTTCGAGCGAGGAGATCCCGGTACTGGTTCTCCCGACTAACCGTCGCATCGAATTCGTCCTGAACTCGTCGGACGTAATCCACTCCTTCTGGGTGCCAGAGTTCCTCTTCAAACGCGATGTACTCCCGAACCCGATCGAGAACCACTCTGACAACTCGTTCCAGATCAGCGAGATCGAAAGGGAAGGCGCGTTCGTTGGCCGGTGCGCGGAAATGTGCGGCACCTACCACGCGATGATGAACTTCGAGGTGCGTGCCGTCAGCCCTGAGCGGTTCGCCGAGTACATCGAGTTGCGCAAGCCGGTTGAAGACGGTGGCGAGGGTCTCTCGAACGCCGAAGCGCTCGCAGCGATCGGTGAAGAGCCCGTTTCCATCACGACGGTTCCGTTCGAGACCCGGCGTGAGGTCCAGACCGCCATCCCGTTTAGGGCCGAGAACTGA
- a CDS encoding cytochrome c oxidase subunit 4 produces MKIEAKLFELLTVFFIIVGIIYVVFTNISRAGLEWVGITAIALSAGLTLIVGTYFRFVARRIDTRPEDYDEADIQDGSGDLGFFPPHSFWPLILGLAAAVTAVGFAFVQWWVVAAGVVAILVATAGLVFEYHLGPEQH; encoded by the coding sequence ATGAAGATCGAAGCGAAGCTCTTCGAGCTGTTGACGGTTTTCTTCATCATCGTGGGCATCATTTACGTGGTGTTCACCAATATTTCCCGTGCAGGTCTCGAGTGGGTCGGCATTACAGCGATTGCCCTCTCCGCGGGCCTCACATTGATCGTGGGCACGTACTTCCGCTTCGTTGCTCGCCGCATCGACACGCGGCCGGAAGACTATGACGAAGCTGACATTCAGGATGGCTCCGGCGACCTCGGATTCTTCCCGCCTCACAGCTTCTGGCCGCTAATCCTGGGACTAGCGGCGGCGGTCACCGCCGTTGGGTTCGCTTTCGTCCAGTGGTGGGTGGTTGCAGCTGGCGTAGTCGCTATTCTCGTTGCTACCGCCGGTTTGGTCTTCGAATACCACCTCGGTCCTGAGCAGCACTGA
- a CDS encoding permease, whose product MGDREQSGNVRFRSLYMFAAALLALLAAHEWIAGLFAGSPRVLAALTVFVAVFVQATPFLIVGVLLSASIATFASPQILQRILPRQRHAAVGAAGMAGLALPGCECGSVPVARRLIDQGAPSAVALTFMLSAPAINPVVLVSTAVAFTGYPEMVAARFAGSLATALIVGWVWMAIAKPNWMKSARSAAAPGCSHDDPRGGRFHTFSSAARHDLIQAGAFLALGAAIAAALRVFVPDRVYDHIAGNLLIGVLVMAALAVLLALCSEADAFVAASLTMMPLLPRLVFLVVGPAVDVKLIAMQAGTFGKGFAGRFAPLTFLIAVICGCAAGLVFLGADA is encoded by the coding sequence ATGGGGGACCGCGAACAGTCGGGCAACGTTCGGTTCAGGTCGCTGTACATGTTCGCGGCGGCATTGCTCGCACTGCTCGCCGCACATGAGTGGATCGCCGGTCTGTTTGCCGGCAGTCCTCGGGTCCTCGCCGCGCTCACCGTGTTTGTTGCGGTCTTCGTGCAGGCGACGCCATTCCTGATCGTGGGAGTTCTGCTCAGCGCGAGCATTGCGACGTTCGCGTCTCCGCAAATCCTCCAGCGAATTTTGCCCCGTCAGCGGCACGCCGCGGTGGGAGCTGCCGGAATGGCCGGTCTGGCGCTGCCGGGCTGTGAATGTGGTTCAGTGCCTGTCGCGCGCCGCCTGATCGACCAAGGGGCTCCCAGTGCGGTCGCGCTGACCTTCATGTTGTCGGCGCCCGCAATCAACCCTGTTGTCCTTGTATCGACTGCGGTGGCATTCACGGGGTATCCCGAGATGGTGGCAGCGCGATTCGCGGGCTCCCTCGCCACTGCGCTGATTGTTGGCTGGGTGTGGATGGCCATCGCCAAGCCCAACTGGATGAAAAGCGCACGCAGCGCAGCCGCCCCAGGATGCTCACACGATGATCCCCGCGGGGGCCGTTTTCACACCTTCAGCTCTGCCGCTCGCCATGACCTCATTCAGGCAGGTGCCTTCCTCGCGCTTGGCGCCGCAATCGCAGCGGCTCTGCGGGTCTTCGTCCCCGACCGGGTCTACGACCACATCGCGGGGAACCTGCTGATTGGAGTGCTAGTGATGGCGGCGCTGGCCGTTCTGCTCGCACTGTGTTCCGAAGCGGACGCGTTCGTCGCGGCAAGTCTGACGATGATGCCACTCTTGCCACGCCTAGTCTTTCTTGTTGTCGGGCCTGCCGTCGATGTGAAGCTCATTGCCATGCAAGCCGGCACGTTCGGCAAGGGGTTCGCTGGCCGATTCGCGCCGCTCACGTTCCTGATTGCGGTTATTTGCGGATGCGCAGCAGGTCTGGTGTTTCTCGGGGCTGACGCATGA
- a CDS encoding TIGR03943 family putative permease subunit, with the protein MTREMQNALLLLFGCVLIKIVVADVHVRYVREDFGPFLLASGVVVAGLALAGMVQDFRALRRSHDQTSPNAGRAGRAAWMLGAPVLLLLFILPPPLGPETMASASGPAKQVSLRSAPAIAFDPLPDEPAPALNILEITRRAAFDTTRSLSGREVTVTGFWLAASESRPEPLLGRVSIICCAADARLVSVRLSDVRGTILEAANDHAWFEVRGEVTPGSATASNGYVPHLRVTGVRAIEAPANTYEYPGG; encoded by the coding sequence ATGACCCGAGAAATGCAGAACGCTTTACTTCTCTTGTTCGGTTGCGTGCTGATAAAGATCGTGGTCGCTGACGTGCACGTAAGGTACGTTCGCGAAGATTTTGGACCGTTTCTATTAGCAAGCGGCGTGGTCGTCGCTGGATTGGCCCTTGCGGGCATGGTCCAGGATTTTCGTGCGCTTAGGCGTTCACACGACCAGACCAGCCCCAATGCTGGACGGGCAGGGCGGGCGGCATGGATGCTGGGCGCGCCGGTCCTTCTGCTCCTGTTCATTCTGCCGCCGCCCCTGGGCCCGGAAACGATGGCCTCGGCTAGCGGACCGGCGAAACAGGTATCGCTGCGAAGTGCACCGGCGATTGCTTTCGACCCGCTGCCGGACGAACCGGCTCCGGCGCTGAACATTCTCGAGATCACGAGAAGGGCAGCATTCGATACCACCAGGAGCCTGAGTGGCCGGGAAGTAACGGTGACCGGGTTCTGGCTCGCTGCTTCTGAATCGCGTCCAGAGCCGTTATTGGGTCGTGTCAGCATCATTTGCTGCGCCGCAGACGCCAGGCTCGTGAGCGTCCGCTTGAGCGACGTGCGCGGGACAATCCTCGAGGCAGCCAACGACCACGCGTGGTTCGAAGTACGCGGTGAAGTAACACCGGGCAGTGCGACCGCGTCGAATGGGTATGTGCCGCATCTGCGGGTCACGGGGGTCCGCGCTATCGAAGCACCGGCAAACACGTACGAATACCCGGGCGGGTGA
- the qcrB gene encoding cytochrome bc1 complex cytochrome b subunit has product MSQALKARSTAEANRAAGDMDDRYRMAAGMRRQMNKVFPTHWSFLLGEVALYSFIILLISGVYLTLFFDPSMAHIAYEGVYQPMRGVEMSKAYETTLNLSFEVRGGLFVRQLHHWAALLFAASIIMHLLRIFFTGGFRKPREANWVIGSLILVLTIAEGFLGYTLPDDLLSGTGLRITSAIMLSLPVVGTWIHWLAFGGDFPGELIIPRAYVLHILLLPGILLALIAAHLALVWYQKHTQFPGPGRTENNVVGVRVLPVFGVKAGGFFAVIFGILALMGGLLQINPIWNLGPYNPSQISAGSQPDFYMFFTEGMARIFPGWDIYLGNYMIPSVVWVAVILGVVFALLFTYPFIEAKLTKDDVHHNLLQRPRDVPVRTALGAMALAFYLVLFLMAMNDIIAFKFHISLNATTWAGRIGMVVLPPLAYIIAYRWCLGLQRSDRKVLEHGIETGIITRLPHGEYIELHQPLGPVDEHGHPIPLPYQGAAVPKRMNQLGSAGKPGSGGLLVADPQDEHEALERAEHQAHVEHARALRELQQRNIDGGNGQH; this is encoded by the coding sequence ATGAGTCAAGCGCTCAAGGCGCGCAGTACAGCCGAAGCGAACCGTGCCGCTGGCGACATGGATGACCGCTACCGCATGGCTGCTGGTATGCGGCGGCAGATGAACAAGGTGTTCCCCACCCACTGGTCATTCCTGCTTGGTGAGGTGGCGCTCTACAGCTTCATCATCCTTCTGATCTCCGGCGTTTACCTGACGCTGTTCTTCGACCCCTCCATGGCGCACATCGCCTACGAGGGTGTCTACCAGCCGATGCGCGGCGTTGAGATGTCGAAAGCCTACGAAACCACGCTGAACCTTTCCTTTGAGGTGCGCGGTGGGCTCTTCGTCAGGCAGCTGCATCACTGGGCCGCTCTGCTGTTCGCAGCATCGATCATCATGCACCTTCTCCGGATCTTCTTCACGGGCGGTTTCCGTAAGCCGCGTGAAGCGAACTGGGTAATCGGCTCGCTGATCTTGGTTCTCACCATTGCTGAGGGCTTCCTCGGCTACACCCTCCCTGACGACCTGCTGTCCGGCACCGGTCTTCGTATCACCTCGGCGATCATGCTTTCGCTGCCTGTGGTTGGTACGTGGATCCATTGGCTGGCATTCGGCGGGGACTTCCCTGGTGAACTGATCATTCCGCGCGCGTACGTCCTGCATATTCTGTTGCTTCCCGGCATTCTGCTGGCGCTCATCGCGGCGCACCTCGCGCTCGTGTGGTACCAGAAGCACACTCAATTCCCCGGCCCTGGGCGCACAGAGAACAACGTCGTTGGCGTCCGCGTACTCCCCGTCTTCGGTGTGAAGGCTGGCGGCTTCTTCGCGGTGATCTTCGGAATCCTGGCACTCATGGGCGGACTGCTGCAGATCAACCCGATCTGGAATCTCGGCCCGTACAACCCGTCGCAAATCTCTGCGGGTTCGCAGCCTGACTTCTACATGTTCTTCACCGAAGGAATGGCGCGCATCTTCCCAGGGTGGGATATCTATCTCGGGAATTACATGATCCCGTCGGTTGTCTGGGTTGCCGTGATTCTGGGTGTCGTGTTCGCGCTGCTCTTCACATACCCGTTCATCGAGGCGAAGCTCACGAAGGACGACGTCCACCACAACCTGCTACAGCGTCCACGTGACGTCCCGGTCCGCACCGCGCTCGGTGCCATGGCCCTGGCGTTCTACCTGGTGCTGTTCCTGATGGCTATGAACGACATCATCGCGTTCAAGTTCCACATCTCGCTCAATGCGACGACGTGGGCTGGTCGTATCGGTATGGTCGTTCTGCCCCCGCTGGCGTACATCATCGCGTACCGCTGGTGCCTCGGCCTGCAGCGTTCCGATCGCAAGGTTCTCGAGCACGGTATCGAGACCGGCATCATCACGAGGCTCCCCCACGGCGAGTACATCGAATTGCATCAGCCGCTAGGACCGGTGGACGAGCACGGCCATCCGATCCCGCTCCCCTACCAGGGCGCAGCTGTCCCGAAGCGGATGAACCAGCTCGGTTCTGCTGGCAAGCCGGGCTCCGGCGGTCTGCTAGTAGCCGACCCGCAGGACGAGCACGAGGCCCTCGAACGTGCGGAGCATCAAGCGCACGTTGAGCACGCACGGGCTCTGCGCGAACTACAACAGCGCAACATCGATGGTGGCAATGGCCAGCACTAG
- the qcrA gene encoding cytochrome bc1 complex Rieske iron-sulfur subunit encodes MSSGDPKQNPTPEELANMSQDELAKLGANLDDVDVIYRRNRWPIKGSKAEKRAERQIAFWFALAGLSGLAFVAIFVFWPWEYRTVGEEGYALYSLTTPLYGLTFGLSILSIGIAVVLIAKKMIPEEIAVQQRHDGPSEEVDQRTTVALLRDAYDTSTIGRRGMIKWSAAFGIGAFAVAAPVGLVGGMVKNPWADRDDSALWRSLWTPDYPGETIYLRRDTGRITDVALIRPEDIDAGGMETVFPFKESWRGDHDALLKSFRHEYSAVMLIHLRAEDANRAVRREGQETFNYGNFFAYSKICTHLACPTSLYEQQTQRILCPCHQSQFDVMQYAKPVFGPATRALPQLPITVNEEGYMVANGDFIEPLGPAFWERPGYRNLES; translated from the coding sequence ATGAGCAGCGGGGATCCAAAGCAGAACCCCACGCCGGAGGAACTGGCCAACATGAGCCAGGACGAGCTCGCGAAGCTCGGCGCCAACCTGGATGATGTTGATGTTATCTACCGGCGCAACCGTTGGCCCATCAAAGGTTCCAAGGCTGAGAAGCGCGCTGAACGCCAGATCGCATTCTGGTTCGCGCTAGCTGGTCTCTCGGGTCTCGCCTTCGTCGCTATCTTCGTGTTCTGGCCGTGGGAGTATCGCACGGTCGGGGAAGAAGGATACGCGCTCTACAGCCTGACCACGCCGCTATATGGTCTGACCTTCGGCCTATCGATCCTCAGCATCGGAATCGCGGTCGTGCTGATCGCAAAGAAGATGATCCCCGAGGAGATCGCGGTCCAGCAGCGGCACGATGGGCCGTCAGAGGAAGTCGATCAGAGAACGACAGTCGCGCTGCTCCGCGATGCGTACGACACGTCCACGATCGGCCGCCGCGGCATGATCAAGTGGAGCGCGGCCTTCGGGATCGGCGCCTTCGCGGTGGCGGCTCCGGTCGGGCTTGTCGGCGGCATGGTCAAGAACCCCTGGGCGGACCGGGACGACTCCGCGCTGTGGCGATCGTTGTGGACGCCCGACTATCCGGGCGAAACTATTTACCTGCGCCGCGACACCGGGCGCATCACTGACGTCGCGCTAATTCGTCCCGAAGACATCGACGCCGGCGGTATGGAAACTGTGTTTCCATTCAAGGAATCATGGCGGGGAGATCACGACGCGCTGCTCAAGTCGTTCCGGCACGAGTATTCTGCAGTTATGTTGATCCATTTGCGCGCCGAGGACGCCAACCGCGCGGTCCGACGCGAGGGTCAGGAAACATTCAACTACGGAAATTTCTTCGCATACTCGAAGATCTGCACCCACCTCGCGTGCCCAACGTCGCTCTATGAACAGCAGACACAGCGGATCCTGTGCCCCTGCCACCAGTCACAGTTCGACGTGATGCAGTACGCCAAGCCGGTCTTCGGGCCAGCTACCCGTGCTCTTCCGCAGCTGCCCATCACAGTGAACGAAGAGGGCTATATGGTCGCTAACGGCGACTTCATCGAACCGCTCGGCCCAGCGTTCTGGGAACGGCCTGGCTACAGGAATCTGGAATCATGA
- the qcrC gene encoding cytochrome bc1 complex diheme cytochrome c subunit: MSSSPPPTADDFGGAPGVPEKSPGNSPRQQRRARKLRRRAAGAVMLLMGLVGAGVIAAAITPEPQIATAQEDSAALIREGKQLYDTSCVTCHGVNLQGVPDRGPSLIGVGEASVYFQVASGRMPAMRNEAQALRKPAKFEARQIDALGAYIQANGGGPIVPRDADGEVATASLRGNDPARGGELFRQNCASCHNFTGQGGALSAGKWAPELVGVPEPDIYTAMLTGPQNMPVFSDRQLSPEDKRDIIAYVKAVNEPRNPGGYGLGGFGPVSEGVTMWVLGTAVVIGAAMWIGARS; the protein is encoded by the coding sequence ATGAGCTCATCTCCACCACCCACAGCCGACGACTTCGGCGGTGCACCGGGCGTTCCCGAGAAGTCGCCCGGAAACTCGCCGCGCCAGCAGCGCCGCGCACGTAAGTTGCGCAGGCGCGCCGCCGGAGCAGTAATGCTCTTGATGGGTCTTGTCGGCGCGGGTGTCATCGCCGCCGCGATCACTCCTGAACCACAGATCGCTACAGCCCAGGAAGACAGTGCCGCTCTGATTCGCGAAGGAAAGCAGCTGTATGACACGTCCTGTGTCACCTGCCACGGCGTGAACCTGCAGGGCGTGCCTGACCGTGGCCCGAGCCTCATTGGTGTCGGCGAAGCTTCCGTCTACTTCCAGGTCGCATCCGGCCGCATGCCCGCGATGCGCAACGAGGCGCAGGCGCTGCGCAAGCCTGCCAAGTTCGAGGCTCGTCAGATTGACGCACTTGGCGCGTACATCCAGGCCAACGGCGGGGGCCCAATCGTCCCACGTGATGCCGATGGCGAAGTCGCAACGGCCTCGCTGCGCGGCAACGACCCCGCGCGCGGTGGCGAACTCTTCCGCCAGAACTGCGCGTCATGTCACAACTTCACCGGCCAGGGCGGCGCCCTGTCTGCCGGAAAATGGGCACCTGAACTCGTCGGTGTGCCGGAACCCGATATCTACACAGCGATGCTGACTGGCCCGCAGAACATGCCTGTGTTCTCCGACCGCCAACTGTCGCCTGAGGACAAGCGCGACATCATCGCGTACGTCAAGGCCGTCAACGAGCCACGCAACCCTGGTGGATATGGGCTCGGCGGCTTCGGCCCAGTCTCTGAGGGTGTAACGATGTGGGTCCTCGGAACAGCAGTAGTTATCGGCGCCGCAATGTGGATCGGAGCAAGGTCATGA
- the ctaE gene encoding aa3-type cytochrome oxidase subunit III, with translation MTSAVGTSGTAITQRVHSLNRPNMVSVGTIVWLSSELMFFAGLFAMYFVSRAQATEWPPPPTHLNIPFALTITVVLVASSFTCQYGVFAAERGDVYGLRRWYLISFFMGLFFVIGQGYEYYELVHEGTTLSSSVYGSVFFMATGFHGLHVIGGLIAFLYIIARTKMSKFTPSQATAAIVVSYYWHFVDIVWIALFATIYFIQ, from the coding sequence GTGACGAGCGCAGTAGGGACCTCAGGAACGGCAATCACACAGCGTGTGCACTCGCTGAACCGCCCCAACATGGTCAGCGTGGGCACTATCGTCTGGTTGTCCAGCGAGCTCATGTTCTTCGCGGGCTTGTTCGCGATGTACTTCGTATCGCGTGCCCAGGCTACGGAGTGGCCACCACCACCCACGCACCTCAACATTCCTTTCGCGCTGACGATCACTGTCGTCCTGGTGGCATCCTCGTTCACCTGCCAGTACGGCGTGTTCGCAGCCGAGCGGGGCGACGTATACGGCCTACGGCGCTGGTATCTGATCAGCTTCTTCATGGGCTTGTTCTTCGTCATTGGACAGGGCTACGAGTACTACGAGCTCGTCCATGAGGGAACGACCCTGTCAAGCAGCGTCTACGGCTCGGTGTTCTTCATGGCGACGGGCTTCCACGGCCTGCACGTCATCGGCGGTCTCATCGCGTTCCTCTACATCATCGCGCGCACAAAAATGAGTAAGTTCACGCCATCGCAAGCCACCGCAGCGATCGTCGTCTCGTACTACTGGCACTTCGTCGACATCGTGTGGATCGCACTCTTCGCGACGATCTACTTCATTCAATAG
- the trpD gene encoding anthranilate phosphoribosyltransferase — MTSGDAQFSWPLVLGALTEGQDLSSAATGWAMNEIMSDEATPAQIAAFGVALKMKGPTAEELGGLADVMLSHARSVPVSPEAVDVVGTGGDRSHTVNISTMSSIVVAAAGVRVVKHGNRAASSRSGGADVLEALGVRIDLGPEAVARCVDEVGIGFCFAPVFHPALRFAAAPRKEIGIPTAFNVLGPLTNPARPRAGLVGCAFPSLAPVVAQVFANRGHSALVVRGDDGLDEITTSTTTTVHAVADGAVTTTTFDPRSVGIPYSDPGALKGGDAEENAQIARSVLAGEQGPVRDAVILNSAAAIAAFRGVGDKELTDAIASGVEQAASAIDTGAAADLLARWAELTHRITG; from the coding sequence GTGACGTCTGGTGATGCTCAGTTCAGCTGGCCGCTAGTTCTCGGGGCGCTAACCGAGGGGCAGGATCTTTCCTCGGCCGCCACAGGCTGGGCAATGAACGAGATCATGTCGGACGAAGCGACTCCGGCGCAGATTGCGGCATTCGGTGTCGCCCTCAAGATGAAGGGCCCTACGGCCGAGGAACTCGGTGGCCTCGCTGATGTGATGCTGTCACATGCACGCTCGGTCCCGGTGAGTCCCGAGGCCGTCGACGTAGTGGGCACCGGCGGTGATCGTTCTCATACCGTGAACATCTCGACAATGTCCTCGATCGTGGTCGCCGCGGCCGGGGTACGGGTAGTCAAGCACGGGAACCGGGCGGCATCGTCGCGCAGCGGTGGAGCGGACGTACTTGAGGCTCTCGGCGTGCGGATCGACCTCGGGCCAGAAGCGGTTGCGCGTTGCGTGGATGAAGTAGGGATCGGGTTCTGCTTCGCACCCGTCTTCCACCCGGCTTTGCGGTTTGCCGCTGCTCCGCGGAAAGAAATCGGTATCCCGACGGCGTTCAACGTTCTGGGGCCGCTGACGAATCCTGCGCGCCCTCGTGCGGGCCTCGTTGGCTGTGCTTTCCCGTCGCTCGCTCCCGTGGTGGCCCAGGTGTTCGCCAATAGGGGACATTCCGCGCTCGTTGTGCGCGGCGACGATGGGCTCGACGAAATCACCACCAGCACAACCACCACAGTGCACGCAGTAGCGGATGGCGCGGTGACGACGACCACCTTCGATCCACGGTCCGTGGGTATTCCTTACTCGGACCCGGGGGCGTTGAAGGGCGGCGACGCCGAGGAGAACGCGCAGATTGCCCGATCGGTTCTCGCTGGGGAGCAAGGGCCTGTACGTGATGCCGTGATCCTCAACTCAGCAGCGGCGATAGCTGCGTTCAGGGGAGTCGGCGACAAGGAACTCACGGACGCGATCGCTTCAGGCGTAGAGCAGGCAGCGAGCGCGATCGATACAGGGGCCGCAGCGGATTTGCTCGCGCGCTGGGCGGAACTCACGCACCGGATCACCGGGTAG
- a CDS encoding Lrp/AsnC family transcriptional regulator → MITVIVHIHADAHSIPETAQEVADLPGVTEVYSCAGDIDLIAIIRVRSHEDIAHVVTERIAKVAGVRTTRTHIAFKSYARADVEAGFSIGE, encoded by the coding sequence ATGATCACCGTCATCGTTCACATCCACGCCGATGCTCATAGCATCCCGGAGACCGCCCAGGAAGTTGCCGACCTACCAGGCGTGACCGAGGTATATTCATGCGCCGGCGACATCGACCTAATCGCGATCATCCGTGTGCGCAGTCACGAAGACATCGCGCATGTTGTCACCGAACGGATCGCCAAAGTTGCGGGAGTACGAACGACCCGCACGCACATTGCATTCAAGTCTTACGCGCGTGCTGATGTCGAGGCCGGCTTTTCGATCGGAGAATAA